Proteins co-encoded in one Streptomyces sp. JH34 genomic window:
- the rsmD gene encoding 16S rRNA (guanine(966)-N(2))-methyltransferase RsmD: MTRVIAGTAGGRRLAVPPGTGTRPTSDRAREALFSTWEALLGTLDGIRVADLYAGSGAVGLEALSRGAAHALLVEADAKAARTVRDNIRTLGLPGAEFRAGKAEQIVTGPAPSAPYDVVFLDPPYAVTDDDLREILLTLRAQGWLTGDALVTVERSTRGGEFTWPDGFEPQRARRYGEATFWYGRAASTCEDAR; encoded by the coding sequence ATGACCCGCGTGATCGCCGGCACGGCCGGCGGACGCCGCCTGGCCGTCCCGCCCGGCACCGGCACCCGCCCCACCTCCGACCGGGCGCGCGAGGCCCTGTTCTCCACCTGGGAAGCGCTCCTGGGCACGCTCGACGGCATCCGTGTCGCCGATCTGTACGCGGGCTCCGGCGCGGTGGGCCTGGAGGCGCTCTCGCGGGGCGCGGCCCACGCCCTGCTCGTGGAGGCCGACGCCAAGGCCGCGCGCACCGTCCGCGACAACATCCGCACCCTCGGTCTGCCCGGCGCCGAGTTCCGTGCGGGCAAAGCGGAACAGATCGTGACGGGACCGGCACCCTCCGCACCGTACGACGTGGTCTTCCTCGATCCGCCATACGCCGTCACCGACGACGATCTTCGGGAGATCCTCCTCACACTCCGTGCTCAGGGGTGGCTCACGGGCGACGCTCTCGTCACGGTGGAACGGAGCACCAGAGGCGGGGAATTCACCTGGCCCGACGGATTCGAGCCACAGCGGGCGCGTCGCTACGGCGAGGCGACGTTTTGGTACGGTCGCGCCGCCTCTACGTGCGAAGACGCACGATGA